One stretch of Bacillota bacterium DNA includes these proteins:
- a CDS encoding purine-binding chemotaxis protein CheW has product MQVVILDLGKDSYAIEALAVQEILRKPAVVTVPEAPPYVLGIIDFRGRSIPLIHLGRLLSLPTAGEGLRAIVLEEEGHTAAFLVDDVSDVINIPDHAFDQVPAAIEGMSSVPKAVARLKDRMVIVIDPVKLLLNLRR; this is encoded by the coding sequence TTCTTGATTTAGGCAAAGACTCATACGCCATTGAAGCCTTGGCCGTCCAAGAAATTCTTCGCAAACCTGCGGTCGTGACTGTACCCGAGGCGCCGCCCTATGTGCTTGGCATTATAGATTTCCGGGGGCGGAGCATACCCCTTATTCACCTCGGGCGCTTGCTGTCACTGCCTACTGCCGGCGAGGGCTTGCGCGCCATTGTCCTAGAAGAAGAGGGGCACACCGCCGCCTTCTTAGTTGATGACGTCAGCGATGTCATCAATATCCCGGATCACGCTTTTGACCAAGTGCCGGCAGCCATTGAAGGCATGAGCTCGGTACCAAAAGCCGTAGCCAGACTTAAAGACCGCATGGTTATCGTTATCGACCCCGTGAAGTTGCTGCTCAATCTGCGCCGTTAA